gaatttaatcCAGCTTTATTTCTTATTATCATACAAATCATTTGAATAACTTCCATAGCGgtgttttttagatttttttttgtttttattgttatttttactttattttattttgtgggATGGGTGAGAAGAGCCCCTCCTCTATTTTAGTGCACTACTGCATATTACATCATTATAATggtataaaaaatcaattttcaagttcaatcttcatattttcaataaaaaataaagtttatccGTGAATTCATTATTTTCGGTATTCATCTTCGTTTCcaaaaaatcggaaaataaattaaattctgtAACGCATTCATTATGTATTCtacaaattctaaaataaaatacaaattacactccaaaaaaaatgtatcaactagaaaacaaataatttaactTTATGACTCTTATAATCAAGTGAAAATTTGTTTTACTTTGAATTTTAAAGATAAATTAATCGTGAAGTAACATATTAGAGTCtcttaaaattgaaaagaatatattttCGTTTGATAAAGAATAGTTaaatagttataaaaaaataataaaactataaTTTCATAAtcggtttttaaataataattggcTTAAtggacaaatttgaaatttaatattgaatacaaacaaatgacactaattttaaattaaataatacgtacttcaaataaaaatttggaattttaaaacaaaatataagatAGCCTACATCAGAAacatttatcaataaattttaataacaaaacttTTATAACAACATTtggttgatttttattattattctaatacTAAatcgtacttacatatgtagtatatacttgttcactatatacatacatatttatgtatatatagaaacaactgcaaatatattgaaaataaacacgaaactttaataaataatattagtaTTTATTTCAGATATTTACATGCAAAATGATTCTTTTAGACATCCAATTAGACATAATAttcttgtatttgaatattgtttATCGAAAACTTTGATCATGACTAGCTCCACCATTTTTACCActctttgaattattattataatatccaGCATATCCGTTTCCGGCACCATATTCCTTAAGCGTGTCGTATAATGATCCATACTCGTTGTTCCCATGTTTCCCATAATCGTAATGCTTATGTTGGTTATCGTAAGAATTTCCCTTTTCTCCAGCACCAGCTGCCGCTAAAAGCACTGCTCCAAAATCTCCATATCTTTGGTAAGATCCACTCTTGTGGGCTTCGTCatagaattgtttatttttcttgtatTCTTCTTTGTGGTGCACGTTATGAAATCCTGTGGTTTTACTGCCTTTGCTAAAACTACTTTTAACGTCGACATTTTCACCTTTAACTGCCCTGCTCACTCCGTTTTTATCTTTGTAATATTGTGAATTATTCACTCGACCCGTTTTTCGCGATCCGTCGCTATCGTAATATCCTTGCTGATTATTTGCGGCATGTTCACCCAGTTTTCCTTTTTTCAAGCCATCGAAAAATTTGTATCCATTATCACCTTTTTCCTTTTCCAAATGGTAACGTTCCGAGTCGTAATCAACACCGCCATCGCTTTCGTAATCGATCTTGAATTTTTCAGCAAAAGGATTTTCAGCAACCTCCACGCTACTGTCCAATTGATACGGGTCGTTTACCGGTAAAACATGTACTTTATCGAAGTAACCGCAGGCTatcaacaataaatataaagctTTAGACATTTTGAATGCTTTACAATGAAAACTATTGCGCACACTGACAGCATCGTGACAAATTCacagatttatataataatcttCTGTGTctctttttcaatttaatttattcaactaGGGCTGGAGTACAAGGCTGTTCAATGCATTTCATAGGTCAATGAACACAATACAATAAGGTCAATTTTGCAACAAACTCGATAACTTTCGCTCTTCGTTCTTCTGTAACCAATGTCGAATTTTACAGTAAAATTTGTTATGCGATCAGTTTTTTTACAATCTAAGGTCATACGGCATAGTGTACACTATTTCCCAACAAccgcaaaaattttaaatttctatgtaCAGACTTTTATGTCAAGGAAGGACGAATTAAGTGATAAGGTAGGTAATGTTTCATTGAACCACTTCAAATTTTCTTATAGAACACTTATGTATTCGTATAACCGATCAGTATATTTACAAGTCTTGAAGGGCGCAACCAAAACATTCCGATTTCTCGTTTCGTGAAGCATTAAGAACACATTAATGTTTTCGTGAAGTATTAAtaacacattaaaataaaaacacttaaaatgataaatagatATTGACAATCTAATTCCGCATTGAATAATCTCTGTTGATATGTTCGAGGTACATATATCttaatttgtgttttctgtaatttaacattctgtctcgtcacgtagacccatcttAATGATGCCAAGAGatcgtattataaaaaaaactgtcttCGAGCAAAACTTCAAAATAAATTCAGGACTATGAAGACGAGTGAGGGAGAGCGTTCTTGAAATGGTCCACGacagaaaaacgtaaaaaagaTCCGTGAGAAAAATAAAACCCAAAAAAAGAAGCAATTAAAAGAGAAACGGGGATAACAAGCCATATTTCAATtatgaacaaattaaaaatttgactgACTCGATACGACTTTTAAGAGGTTAAATGATCTAACACCATAAATCATTCACCATTTTTAATCGTGAGAAAACGACAAAAAAGTAGAAAAGGTTTCGTATAATTTTTGCTCAGAATTAAGAGGGCTGTTTACCAGAAACCTTTATTtttttgccgttcctttcttcgatatatatattgagtgaatgcgacaatatatataatatatatatatatatatatatatatatatatatatatatatatatatatatatatatatatatatatatatatatatatatatatatatatatatatatatatatatatatatatatatatatatatatatatatatatatatatatatatatatatattgagtgaatgcgacagttgcgcttcgaccagataatacgtatcttaaatcgaaaaaatcgatgTTTCGTATTCTTCAGTTTTATCCTCTGAAACtgtaccaatttaaaaaaaatttcatcatcggtatgagaaagatattttctatgtttgtgcgctcgtattttttttttaaatcaaccacgcactaaataagcacgctggattcTTTTCGTgcgtgtaaaaaagaggcgattttatagatatttggcGACTCCTAGCTCCtacaaaaaataactaatcaaaaaaataaaaccacagaaacatgcctatggtggatatccatagcatattaaaaaataatttctctagggccataattgaggaagggagaagtgtaatacgtttgtatggacaaggcgctggtgtccagcccacTTAAACATAgctataatatcatatataatgtatataatttatttgaattacatACAGTGATGTGTTGCTAAAATTCTATTGACCGGATCTCACCTTGGCAAACATACTTCCCCctggaattttttttcaaaaattaatttatattttatacaaaattatttattttcattgtatattcatttcgataaatagattcgtaaatttttttataagtgaacgcaattttttttatattcaccaAATTACTGTTCTCTATAAACTCTATTatctttaaaatcaatattcttGTAAGAATCAGTCTTTACTATGGCATCAACTCGTATTTCATAACAGCGATAGATTTTCTTTCAATTGCTCAGAAGCTGATATAGTTCAAGAAATGATTTGATTCGCTTTAGCGATATTTTTTATTCTGGACTAGAGTGTGTTCGATAAAAGAAAAATCAGTcagcttcgaaacatgcgcatgtggaccgatatgagcgccgacgAACTGTTCCGAgtcgctgaagaccgatgcggatatctgtGAATAATCGAAGAGGCTGTCGCCAGCgaccggatgcggacaaggtaTTAGGTACAAGGTACAAGGTATTAGGAAGAAGAAGAAGTCTTTAAGGAAACATTTGTTGCCGAGGCGTAAAACCATTCcagaatattttttgaaaaatactcATACAGTGGTAAGCTCGCCAGCGGCCATACAGTACAAATTGACCGCAAGCTATCGTATCGGAGTGAATCAGGAAGCTCGTCATCATATTCAGATTGTTCGAGTGTTACAATATTTTATCGTGCAAAAATTCAATCTCAGGACAactgtttttttaaattgaaaatttttctacgtattatttttaatttccgcATTTTAGGAACCAGCTCTACGAACTATAGCAGCACATCACTGATTTTGCATTAtaggcattttgctattaatgcttaattgatgctaaaattcggaatagatgctaaattcgtaaaatatgccaatagatgttaaaataacaaacaatagTGAAATTTGGGAAAATTAGTTGaaaagggtcttcctatccctttgcccatttattatgtgaagaaattgaggggataaaacagagcttgcagtttaccataaacggtgtttttcctgtcgaaaccaagcaactgcttttgtctactactgtaaatagtagacaaaagtgtggatgctgaaaggtattttagtaaatacaatataattgttaccgatcgtcgcacaaatctcaaaaaataatctgtagaaatatgctctatgttgagttttaataaattttaattggtattatatttttatattcatatattttgtctttgtatttttatattcatgtttttttcaatgaaattttaattccaaaacatttttgaatttttgtgttgtctttatatgtaaattttattaaaattcatcgaaattttttattatttaaaattaaactcttcataaaaatagatgctaaaattgaacatttttaatgccctaaaacgctaaaatgcaaaatgaaaatactaaaattgacaaaaatagatgcccaaaatacgtgtctctactgaTTACATATTATTCGAATTGACTGATATTGCTCGAGCGATTAAAATTTGTAGTGTACCGTTTTAGTTTATCATGGAGCAATATATCCGATTTGGTGGCTCTAAATCGTAAACTGGATTTTCATATAGGACAAACAAACCTTCTTTTTGATCCCGAGTTCCGATCTTTTCCAAAAACAGTATACGGTGCAAGAAAGAGTGTCATGagataatatatcaaatttagaGGACATAAGTTGAAAGCTTTTGATTTGTGCAGTAGACAAAAAAATTCGgctgtgaccaacccatgactttatctatgtatttgaggaatataaaaaggtcacaaaacaaaattcgataaacgtacatacacattcacacatatcggttatgagagcattgtcttatacatagataagaatttcagcagccgatactaagtttcagttcaataggacgattggtgttcaaaaaatccccaaaatacacaaacattttttctagatcatgaaaatgaaacgagttcgaattttcgcatgatcacaaaacttcatctattgtcactacgtatatacatatgtagataaagtaaaaagatttttatatacacattatgTATACGCATatgattgtattttaaaatgaactTGAAATGacatattgatattaaatttatctattctttataaattaaacacatgcttttaatattatacattcatatataatttaattactcGTTCATTTGCATTATAGTCGTCTTCTTACTCATAAAACAACTAAGCGATAATTAAAATGGAGTTGCAAGTCATTTGGTTAAATCACttagcatttacatatatttcgtgataaaataatagtaatgaaggaattatatatgtatgtatgtatgtatgtaaataggtttCCACTGTATCATATCAGAACTATGACcacatcaataaaataaaattattcaacagttaattttgtgttttagtAATTGAATTAAGTTTCATGTCCccttctttaatttattatcttgcgtatagaaaatttaatactattaatgtatcatatatacatatatgtacataatatgtacatatgtacataagtaaaactatttacttattatatgtatatattaaatattaaagaaatGGAAATCAACACtgctaatacaataataa
This Arctopsyche grandis isolate Sample6627 chromosome 7, ASM5162203v2, whole genome shotgun sequence DNA region includes the following protein-coding sequences:
- the LOC143914079 gene encoding uncharacterized protein LOC143914079 codes for the protein MSKALYLLLIACGYFDKVHVLPVNDPYQLDSSVEVAENPFAEKFKIDYESDGGVDYDSERYHLEKEKGDNGYKFFDGLKKGKLGEHAANNQQGYYDSDGSRKTGRVNNSQYYKDKNGVSRAVKGENVDVKSSFSKGSKTTGFHNVHHKEEYKKNKQFYDEAHKSGSYQRYGDFGAVLLAAAGAGEKGNSYDNQHKHYDYGKHGNNEYGSLYDTLKEYGAGNGYAGYYNNNSKSGKNGGASHDQSFR